One part of the Candidatus Aquiluna sp. UB-MaderosW2red genome encodes these proteins:
- a CDS encoding DUF3566 domain-containing protein translates to MTSLFNRNKGPKEQTKQVRLKLRSIDIWSAVKAGFLVSIALGIATIIGAWLIWAVLANSGIFSSFGDLLGSILGDGSTLNIEEQFSFGSVMSTALTLALLNIALTTALVAIWAALFNLISKIIGGVSVTFTNN, encoded by the coding sequence TTGACATCACTGTTCAACCGGAATAAAGGCCCCAAGGAGCAGACCAAGCAGGTCAGGCTAAAACTCCGCAGCATAGACATATGGTCCGCGGTAAAAGCCGGCTTCCTGGTGTCTATCGCCTTGGGTATTGCGACAATCATTGGTGCTTGGTTGATCTGGGCAGTTCTGGCCAACTCGGGCATCTTCTCCTCATTCGGTGATCTACTCGGGAGCATCTTGGGTGATGGCAGCACCTTGAACATCGAGGAACAGTTCTCTTTTGGCAGCGTTATGTCTACCGCGCTCACCTTGGCACTTTTAAATATCGCGCTCACCACAGCCTTGGTGGCGATTTGGGCAGCACTTTTCAACCTAATTTCGAAGATTATTGGCGGGGTTTCGGTAACCTTTACAAACAACTAG
- a CDS encoding DUF4287 domain-containing protein, with the protein MSEQLKGPQSYFPAIVSKYQHPVEHWFTLLALIDNLTHMQQVAFLKNDHSMGHGHANALVAYFRARQA; encoded by the coding sequence ATGTCTGAGCAGCTAAAGGGCCCACAAAGCTATTTCCCAGCCATTGTGTCCAAGTACCAGCACCCAGTGGAACACTGGTTCACGCTTTTAGCTCTGATAGACAACCTCACTCACATGCAACAGGTCGCATTTTTAAAGAATGATCACAGTATGGGCCATGGTCATGCCAACGCGCTGGTTGCTTATTTCAGGGCAAGACAGGCTTGA
- the gyrA gene encoding DNA gyrase subunit A, whose translation MTENQMDKIEQVDIQVEMQRSYLDYAMSVIVGRALPDVRDGLKPVHRRVLYAMYDGGYRPDKQFSKCSRVVGDVMGQYHPHGDTAIYDTLVRLVQDWNLRYPLVSGQGNFGSPGNDPAAAPRYTECKMAPLAMEMVRDIDEETVDFQDNYDGRTQEPTILPSRFPNLLVNGSIGIAVGMATNIPPHNLREVSAAAQFVLKNPEIVGEELIEELIKIVKGPDFPTGAQILGRRGIEDAYRTGRGSITMRAVVSVEEIHNRTCLVVTELPYQVNPDNLALKIAELVKEGKLTGIADIRDETSGRTGQRLVIVLKRDAVARVVLNNLYKFTQLQDNFGANMLALVDGIPRTLSIDGFITHWVTHQIEVIVRRTQYRLRKAEERAHILRGYLKALDNLDDVIALIRKSATVEEAREGLIAMLKIDELQARAILNMQLRQLAALERQKIIDEAAELERQILEFLRIIGDADVQREIVSEELAEIVSRYGDDRRSEIMMGFDSDVSMEDLIPEEEMVVTLTSGGYIKRTRSDNYRVQHRGGRGVKGANLRADDVVQNFIVTTTHHWLMFFTNTGRVYRSKVYEVQESGRDAKGQHVANLLALQPDERVVEVLDLRDYQVEPYLVLATKSGLVKKTSLELYDTPRTGGIIAIKLRDGDELVNAMLVSEENDLLLVSKKGMSIRFSAGNDSMRPMGRDTSGVIGMAFRKEDQLLSASVIGEAGFVFVVTEGGYAKRTAADQYRVQKRGGIGIKVAKLDEKRGDLIGALIVEDTDEVLVVLASGKVIRTNASEVPAKGRDTMGVVFARFEDSDSVLSLAKNAERNLEGSGDPEGEGEAVDITVQPE comes from the coding sequence ATGACTGAAAACCAGATGGACAAGATCGAGCAAGTCGATATTCAAGTTGAAATGCAGCGGAGCTACCTCGACTACGCAATGAGCGTTATCGTCGGACGCGCCCTACCTGATGTTCGAGATGGGCTAAAGCCTGTGCACCGCAGGGTTTTGTATGCAATGTACGACGGTGGCTACCGGCCGGACAAGCAGTTCTCCAAGTGCTCGCGCGTAGTTGGCGATGTTATGGGGCAGTACCACCCGCATGGTGATACCGCAATCTATGACACCCTGGTGCGCCTAGTTCAAGATTGGAACCTTCGCTACCCATTGGTGTCTGGTCAGGGAAACTTTGGTTCCCCGGGAAACGACCCGGCTGCAGCACCTAGATACACCGAGTGCAAGATGGCACCATTGGCGATGGAGATGGTGCGGGACATTGACGAGGAAACCGTTGATTTCCAGGACAATTACGATGGCCGCACCCAGGAACCAACAATTTTGCCCTCGAGGTTTCCAAATCTTTTAGTCAACGGATCTATCGGTATCGCCGTGGGAATGGCGACAAACATCCCGCCCCACAACCTGCGAGAGGTCTCTGCCGCCGCTCAGTTCGTGCTCAAAAACCCAGAAATTGTTGGCGAAGAGCTAATTGAAGAGCTAATCAAGATCGTAAAGGGCCCCGATTTCCCAACCGGCGCCCAGATTCTTGGTCGCCGAGGCATTGAAGATGCGTATCGCACTGGCCGAGGCTCAATCACCATGCGCGCAGTGGTAAGTGTGGAAGAAATCCACAACCGCACCTGCTTGGTGGTAACTGAATTGCCTTATCAGGTGAACCCTGACAACTTGGCTCTGAAGATTGCCGAGCTAGTCAAAGAGGGCAAGCTCACCGGCATCGCGGATATTCGCGACGAAACCTCCGGTCGAACCGGCCAACGCTTGGTCATTGTTCTAAAGCGCGACGCGGTCGCACGGGTTGTTCTGAATAATCTCTATAAGTTCACCCAGTTGCAAGACAACTTCGGTGCCAACATGTTGGCGCTGGTTGACGGCATCCCAAGGACACTTTCAATCGATGGTTTTATTACCCACTGGGTTACCCACCAAATTGAAGTAATTGTTCGCCGCACCCAGTATCGATTGCGCAAGGCGGAAGAGCGTGCCCACATTTTGCGCGGCTACCTCAAGGCCCTGGACAACCTAGACGACGTAATTGCCCTGATTCGAAAGAGCGCCACCGTTGAGGAGGCTCGTGAGGGACTAATCGCAATGCTAAAGATTGACGAGCTGCAAGCTCGTGCAATCTTGAACATGCAGCTGCGCCAACTCGCAGCCCTAGAGCGTCAAAAGATTATCGATGAGGCAGCCGAGCTTGAGAGACAAATACTTGAGTTCCTGCGCATCATCGGCGATGCCGATGTGCAGCGCGAGATTGTCTCCGAGGAATTGGCCGAGATTGTGTCTCGTTATGGTGACGATCGTCGCAGCGAGATCATGATGGGCTTTGATTCCGATGTTTCTATGGAGGATCTGATTCCTGAGGAGGAGATGGTAGTTACCCTGACTTCCGGTGGCTATATCAAGCGCACCAGAAGCGACAACTACCGCGTGCAGCACCGCGGTGGTCGTGGCGTGAAGGGCGCAAACCTGCGGGCGGATGATGTAGTTCAGAACTTTATTGTGACCACCACTCACCACTGGTTGATGTTCTTCACCAACACCGGTCGGGTCTATCGCTCCAAGGTCTACGAAGTGCAGGAATCCGGGCGAGACGCCAAGGGTCAGCACGTTGCGAACCTGCTGGCCTTGCAGCCAGACGAGCGAGTGGTTGAGGTCTTGGACCTCAGGGATTACCAGGTCGAGCCTTATCTGGTGCTGGCCACTAAGTCGGGTCTTGTGAAAAAGACCTCCCTGGAGCTTTATGACACCCCGAGAACTGGTGGCATCATCGCTATCAAGCTGCGCGATGGCGATGAGCTAGTAAACGCGATGCTTGTGAGCGAGGAAAACGACCTGCTCTTGGTTTCTAAAAAGGGTATGTCGATTCGCTTTAGCGCCGGCAATGATTCGATGCGGCCCATGGGTCGTGACACTTCTGGTGTGATTGGCATGGCTTTTCGCAAGGAGGATCAATTGTTGTCGGCATCTGTGATCGGCGAAGCCGGCTTTGTGTTTGTTGTAACAGAGGGCGGCTACGCCAAGCGCACAGCCGCCGATCAATACCGCGTTCAAAAACGTGGCGGTATTGGAATTAAAGTTGCCAAGCTGGATGAAAAGCGAGGCGATCTAATTGGTGCACTGATTGTTGAGGACACTGATGAGGTTTTGGTGGTGCTTGCTTCGGGCAAGGTAATCAGAACCAATGCCAGTGAGGTCCCGGCCAAAGGTAGAGACACAATGGGAGTAGTCTTTGCTCGATTCGAAGATTCTGATTCGGTTTTGTCACTTGCAAAAAATGCGGAGCGTAATCTAGAAGGCTCGGGAGATCCAGAAGGAGAGGGAGAAGCAGTTGACATCACTGTTCAACCGGAATAA
- a CDS encoding fasciclin domain-containing protein, producing MTDKNIVEVAVEAGSFTTLAAALGAAGLVETLQGAGPFTVFAPTDDAFAALPEGLVAALLLPENVDALKAILTYHVVAGQVHAADVTTGDVPTVQGSTFAVDTADGVVINGTAKVTATDIAASNGVIHVIDSVLVPAGIDPAALLA from the coding sequence ATGACAGACAAGAACATAGTAGAAGTAGCAGTAGAGGCCGGATCATTCACCACTTTGGCAGCAGCCCTTGGTGCAGCAGGCCTAGTCGAGACATTGCAGGGCGCAGGTCCATTCACCGTCTTCGCACCAACCGACGATGCATTCGCAGCCCTTCCAGAGGGTCTAGTAGCAGCACTATTGCTACCAGAAAACGTTGACGCCCTAAAGGCGATTCTTACCTACCACGTAGTAGCTGGCCAGGTACATGCAGCAGACGTCACAACCGGTGATGTTCCAACCGTTCAGGGCTCTACATTCGCCGTGGACACTGCAGATGGTGTAGTTATCAATGGCACCGCCAAGGTAACCGCAACCGACATCGCAGCATCAAACGGTGTTATCCACGTAATTGACTCAGTGCTAGTTCCAGCAGGAATTGACCCAGCAGCGTTGCTTGCATAA
- a CDS encoding DoxX family protein, with translation MNIAIGVVAAVISVFLAFGFFKAGKFKATSSKEALLGAGFGWIEKIPFAAVRLIAWLEILGAIGIVLAPIGYFLGFEWAIWVAVAAAAGLALTMVGAIWVHGARGEAKFTLKMNLKLLVPAVIAAVLWAILPNF, from the coding sequence ATGAACATTGCAATTGGCGTAGTCGCCGCAGTCATATCCGTATTCCTTGCCTTTGGCTTTTTTAAAGCTGGTAAGTTCAAGGCCACCTCGTCCAAAGAAGCTCTTTTGGGAGCCGGCTTTGGTTGGATTGAGAAAATACCCTTTGCAGCGGTAAGACTGATTGCTTGGCTTGAGATCCTTGGTGCGATTGGAATTGTTCTGGCACCAATCGGATACTTCTTAGGATTCGAGTGGGCAATTTGGGTAGCGGTTGCAGCTGCCGCCGGCCTGGCGCTAACTATGGTTGGTGCAATTTGGGTGCACGGCGCCCGCGGCGAGGCCAAGTTCACCCTTAAAATGAACCTTAAGCTTCTAGTGCCCGCCGTTATTGCGGCGGTGCTCTGGGCGATTCTGCCTAACTTTTAG
- a CDS encoding fasciclin domain-containing protein, which yields MIKAKTMTALAGVAIAALALTGCAPADEETATPAETSTVDETPTEEATMETPGNIIDVAVGAGTFTTLAAALTAADLVTTLQGDGPFTVFAPTDEAFAALPAGLLDALLLPENIGVLQSILTYHVVSGTVLAADVTTGDVPTVEGSNISVDTSMGVVLNGTANVTATDIMASNGVIHVIDAVILPPGLDVTPLLG from the coding sequence ATGATAAAAGCGAAGACTATGACAGCCCTTGCAGGAGTCGCCATTGCGGCCCTTGCTCTGACCGGATGTGCCCCAGCGGATGAAGAGACGGCTACCCCAGCGGAGACTTCAACGGTTGATGAGACACCAACCGAGGAAGCCACAATGGAGACTCCAGGCAACATTATTGATGTAGCCGTAGGTGCAGGAACATTCACGACTTTGGCAGCAGCTTTAACAGCCGCTGACCTAGTTACCACCCTGCAGGGCGATGGTCCATTCACCGTTTTTGCTCCAACTGACGAAGCCTTTGCGGCATTGCCAGCTGGACTGTTAGACGCACTGCTTCTTCCAGAAAACATTGGAGTATTGCAGTCAATCCTTACCTACCACGTAGTGTCTGGAACCGTTCTTGCAGCTGATGTCACTACCGGTGATGTCCCAACTGTCGAGGGTTCAAACATCTCAGTTGACACCTCAATGGGTGTTGTCCTAAACGGAACAGCAAATGTCACAGCGACCGACATCATGGCCTCAAACGGTGTCATCCACGTGATTGATGCGGTCATCTTGCCACCAGGGCTTGATGTAACGCCATTGCTTGGCTAA
- a CDS encoding YdeI/OmpD-associated family protein, with translation MGSREMRNKKGALRARAPEMPADVKLELEQRGLRADFDHRPSYQRNDYLNWITRAERNEIRQKRLKQMLDELEKGGVFMRADHPASRK, from the coding sequence ATGGGTTCTCGAGAGATGCGAAATAAAAAAGGTGCCCTTCGCGCAAGAGCCCCAGAGATGCCGGCCGATGTGAAATTGGAGCTTGAGCAACGTGGGTTGCGGGCCGATTTTGACCACCGACCCAGCTACCAAAGAAACGACTACCTCAATTGGATTACCCGCGCCGAGCGTAATGAAATTCGTCAAAAACGGCTCAAGCAAATGCTAGACGAACTAGAAAAGGGGGGAGTCTTTATGCGAGCGGACCACCCTGCCTCGCGGAAATAA
- a CDS encoding nitroreductase — MTSYEQFHELAQSRRSTRDFLTTPIAPELLDKVLSTGLTAPSWSNTRPFMIAIAQHEQRDRLSKALVDRLRDSAELPGMGGNPDFTHQNPYPEVLLQRSQRVGKGIYDTLQIDRTDSKARFNFLERNYEFFGAPTALFFFTHRGLDQFGTLDLGLYMQATMLAATANGLGTCAQGYLGNYPDIIRSEFDVSDDYALVCGMSIGYPSEHPINGWQAERLPLEELLIRPSNS; from the coding sequence ATGACCAGTTATGAACAATTCCATGAGCTTGCTCAGTCCAGGCGCTCAACCAGAGACTTCCTTACAACACCGATAGCCCCAGAGCTTCTTGATAAAGTTCTATCCACTGGCCTAACCGCACCTAGCTGGTCCAACACCAGACCCTTTATGATCGCGATAGCGCAGCACGAGCAGCGCGATCGACTCAGCAAAGCGCTAGTCGACAGATTGCGGGACTCGGCAGAACTTCCAGGCATGGGGGGCAACCCAGATTTCACCCACCAAAACCCCTACCCAGAGGTGCTCTTGCAGAGAAGCCAAAGGGTTGGTAAAGGAATCTACGACACTCTTCAAATTGATCGCACCGACTCGAAAGCCCGCTTTAATTTCCTAGAGCGGAACTACGAGTTTTTTGGAGCACCTACCGCACTGTTCTTTTTCACCCACCGCGGTCTCGACCAATTTGGGACCCTGGATCTTGGTCTATACATGCAGGCCACCATGTTAGCCGCCACCGCAAACGGTCTTGGCACTTGCGCACAGGGCTACCTAGGCAACTACCCTGACATTATTAGAAGCGAGTTCGATGTCAGCGATGACTACGCGCTGGTTTGCGGCATGTCCATTGGCTACCCATCGGAACACCCAATTAATGGCTGGCAGGCTGAGCGCTTGCCTCTGGAAGAGCTGTTGATCAGACCCTCTAATAGCTAG